A stretch of Microbulbifer sp. SAOS-129_SWC DNA encodes these proteins:
- the bamA gene encoding outer membrane protein assembly factor BamA, with the protein MKDFLKVASLGLTLPIAAVVQAQSQSFVVSDIRVEGLQRVSAGTVFAALPVRVGDRIESLDIQSATRALFRTGYFQDIQIGRENGVLVITVRERPAISKIEITGNKAIKTEDLLKGMKDNGLAEGQIFKRATLEGLAQELQRQYVAQGRYGASVKTEVKDLPRNQVELKVLVDEGSVAAIKHINIVGNKAFSDKELEDIFELKTTGWLSWLNSDDKYSKEKLTGDLERLESYYLDRGYLEFKIDSTQVSLSPDKQSVFITINVHEGDVYKVSDVELAGNPVVPEEELKRLLLVRKGQTFSQVLMTTTSDYITKRLGNEGYTFAEVNGMPEPDEKKKTVKVTFFIDPGKRAYVRRINFRGNTRTSDEVLRREMRQMESASASSARIEQSKVRLERLGYFKDVEVETNEVPGTSDQIDVDYTVEEQPSGTIGGTVGYAQQSGLVLGANVQENNWLGTGKSVGFAVNTSRYQSVANFSYTDPYFTPDGVSRGFNVFYQNRDYSEIGISSYNTTTYGAGLNFGYPISEISRVGLNIGFNHLELGVGDTPVQEIKGSPVPNDNLIGLISSSDVSDIDTELVDAKDAGDALNLSDPVDPALLNTDLNGFVDLNGDMFDSFSITTSYARSTLNRGILATRGTSQRLSMEFTVPGGDLEYYKFIYTGQMFRPLTKNLTLRLRTRLGYADGYGTTTGLPFFENFYGGGFGSVRGFKRNTLGPRSTQFEYYATAPCAVNADGLYSSCYVQDPNTGELITGGSNNKPRPFGGNVLMEGSAEIIFPIPFVKDQRSMQSAFFVDAGNVFDTACGDSQLNCYDIDARYLDVSAGIGLTWITGFGPLTFSVAKALQKNEDDKSEVFQFSLGNSF; encoded by the coding sequence ATGAAAGATTTCCTGAAGGTGGCCTCTCTCGGCCTGACTCTGCCGATCGCCGCGGTGGTTCAGGCGCAGTCGCAGTCGTTTGTGGTCAGCGATATCCGCGTGGAAGGCCTGCAGCGGGTTTCCGCCGGCACCGTATTTGCGGCGCTGCCGGTGCGTGTGGGCGACCGGATCGAGAGCCTGGATATCCAGAGTGCTACGCGCGCGCTGTTCCGTACCGGCTATTTCCAGGATATCCAGATTGGCCGGGAAAACGGTGTTCTGGTTATCACCGTGCGCGAGCGGCCGGCAATTTCCAAAATCGAGATTACCGGCAATAAGGCCATCAAGACCGAAGACCTGCTCAAGGGCATGAAGGACAACGGCCTCGCCGAGGGCCAGATCTTCAAGCGCGCAACGCTGGAAGGACTGGCTCAGGAGTTGCAGCGCCAGTACGTGGCCCAGGGCCGCTACGGTGCCAGCGTAAAAACCGAGGTCAAGGACCTGCCGCGTAACCAGGTGGAGCTTAAAGTGCTGGTGGACGAGGGCTCTGTTGCCGCCATCAAGCACATCAATATCGTCGGTAACAAGGCATTTTCCGACAAGGAGCTGGAGGATATCTTCGAGCTCAAGACCACCGGTTGGCTGTCGTGGCTGAACAGCGACGACAAGTACTCCAAGGAAAAGCTCACCGGTGACCTCGAGCGGCTGGAGTCCTATTACCTCGACCGCGGCTATCTGGAGTTCAAGATCGATTCCACCCAGGTATCCCTGAGCCCGGACAAGCAGAGTGTTTTCATCACCATCAATGTGCATGAGGGCGATGTCTATAAAGTCAGCGATGTGGAACTCGCCGGCAACCCGGTGGTGCCTGAGGAAGAGCTGAAGCGCCTGCTGCTGGTGCGCAAGGGACAGACATTCTCGCAGGTGCTGATGACCACCACCTCCGACTATATTACCAAGCGTCTCGGCAACGAGGGTTATACCTTTGCCGAAGTCAACGGTATGCCGGAGCCGGATGAGAAGAAAAAGACGGTAAAAGTCACCTTCTTTATCGATCCCGGCAAGCGCGCGTATGTGCGCCGTATCAATTTCCGTGGCAATACCCGTACTTCCGACGAAGTGCTGCGCCGCGAGATGCGCCAGATGGAATCCGCTTCCGCTTCCTCCGCCCGTATCGAGCAGTCCAAGGTGCGCCTGGAGCGCCTCGGCTACTTCAAGGACGTGGAGGTCGAGACCAACGAGGTGCCCGGCACCTCCGATCAGATCGATGTGGATTACACCGTCGAAGAGCAGCCGTCCGGTACTATCGGCGGCACCGTCGGTTACGCCCAGCAAAGTGGCCTGGTGCTGGGTGCCAACGTGCAGGAAAACAACTGGCTGGGCACCGGCAAGTCGGTTGGCTTTGCAGTCAATACGTCTCGCTATCAGTCGGTTGCCAATTTCTCCTACACGGACCCCTATTTCACCCCGGATGGTGTGAGCCGCGGTTTCAACGTGTTCTACCAGAATCGCGACTACTCGGAGATCGGTATCTCCAGCTATAACACCACCACCTATGGTGCCGGCCTCAACTTTGGTTACCCGATCTCGGAAATTTCCCGCGTCGGCCTGAATATCGGCTTCAATCACCTGGAGCTGGGCGTCGGTGATACCCCGGTTCAGGAAATCAAGGGCAGTCCGGTTCCCAACGATAATCTGATCGGTCTTATCAGTTCGTCGGATGTGAGCGATATCGACACCGAGCTGGTCGATGCGAAAGACGCCGGGGACGCGCTGAATTTGAGTGACCCGGTTGACCCGGCGCTGCTCAATACGGATTTAAATGGTTTCGTCGACCTGAACGGCGATATGTTTGATTCGTTCTCCATCACCACGTCCTATGCCCGTTCGACCCTGAACCGAGGCATCCTCGCCACGCGCGGTACCTCCCAGCGCCTGTCGATGGAGTTCACCGTGCCCGGCGGTGATCTGGAGTACTACAAGTTTATCTACACCGGTCAGATGTTCCGCCCGCTGACCAAGAACCTGACGCTGCGCCTGCGCACCCGTCTTGGTTATGCGGATGGATACGGCACGACCACCGGTCTGCCGTTCTTCGAGAATTTCTACGGTGGCGGCTTCGGCTCCGTGCGCGGCTTCAAGCGCAACACGCTGGGTCCGAGATCCACGCAGTTTGAATACTATGCCACCGCTCCCTGTGCTGTGAACGCGGACGGTCTCTACTCGAGCTGTTATGTGCAGGATCCGAACACCGGGGAGCTGATCACTGGTGGCTCGAACAACAAGCCGCGTCCTTTCGGTGGCAATGTACTGATGGAAGGCAGTGCTGAAATCATCTTCCCGATTCCGTTCGTGAAGGATCAGCGCTCCATGCAGTCCGCCTTCTTCGTCGACGCGGGTAATGTGTTCGACACCGCTTGTGGTGATTCGCAGCTCAACTGCTACGATATCGATGCCCGATATCTCGACGTTTCTGCCGGTATCGGCCTGACCTGGATCACCGGTTTCGGTCCGTTGACGTTTAGTGTTGCCAAGGCGCTGCAGAAAAACGAGGATGACAAGTCCGAGGTATTCCAGTTCTCACTGGGTAACAGTTTCTAA
- a CDS encoding OmpH family outer membrane protein, with the protein MLKQVKIIAVLLVGILLSGAAAAQSNVAVFNLQAAIMSTDVAKSKVNALKTSSEYSKLQSNAESIRDEVKKMAEDAKKNGMTWSDEQKAEQQRKMNFKRSDFESTVKKLRALEGQVGQEIQKTMAPKAKAALEAIIKEKKLDLVLNAESAFYAGPSYDLTAEVVKRMNADKK; encoded by the coding sequence GTGCTTAAACAAGTAAAAATTATCGCAGTGCTACTGGTCGGAATCCTGCTGTCCGGCGCCGCCGCGGCACAGAGCAATGTAGCGGTATTCAACCTGCAGGCTGCCATCATGAGCACCGACGTGGCCAAGTCCAAAGTCAACGCGCTGAAAACCAGTTCCGAATACTCCAAACTGCAGAGCAATGCCGAGTCCATCCGCGATGAAGTCAAGAAGATGGCTGAAGATGCCAAGAAGAACGGCATGACCTGGTCCGACGAGCAGAAAGCGGAGCAGCAGCGCAAGATGAACTTCAAGCGCTCCGATTTCGAAAGCACGGTCAAGAAGCTGCGCGCCCTGGAGGGCCAGGTTGGTCAGGAAATCCAGAAAACCATGGCTCCGAAAGCCAAGGCCGCGCTGGAAGCCATCATCAAAGAGAAGAAGTTGGACCTGGTGCTGAACGCCGAGTCCGCTTTCTACGCCGGCCCGAGCTATGACCTGACCGCCGAAGTGGTCAAGCGCATGAACGCCGACAAGAAGTAA
- the lpxD gene encoding UDP-3-O-(3-hydroxymyristoyl)glucosamine N-acyltransferase: MTDKLTLARLADQLGAELHLAPGADPEQAPSGLNTLQDATSSEVTFLASASYRRFLGETRAAAVLLRADLLGDCPVSALVVDNPYLAFARATALYDRAPAAAVGVHPAAVVHPDAHVDASASIAAGAVIEARASIGAGAVIGANCFIGENSEIGAGTRLFPGAVVYHGCSVGRDCILHSQAVIGADGFGFAPHERRWTKIHQLGGVEIGDEVEIGACTCIDRGALGNTVIGRGVKIDNQVQIAHNVQIGDYSAIAACSAVAGSAIIGSHCTIAGGAGVVGHVTVAEGSHVTAMTLVTKSIETAGSYSSGTPFSDSRSWRRNAVRYAQLDQIARRLRDVEKQLAAPDEPADSERR, encoded by the coding sequence ATGACCGACAAATTGACGCTCGCCCGGCTGGCTGACCAGCTGGGCGCAGAGCTGCACCTTGCGCCCGGAGCGGACCCTGAACAGGCCCCCTCCGGGCTCAATACATTGCAGGATGCCACTTCCTCCGAGGTTACCTTCCTCGCCAGCGCCAGTTATCGCCGCTTTCTGGGCGAAACCCGCGCCGCTGCAGTGCTGCTTCGTGCCGACCTGCTGGGAGACTGCCCAGTGTCTGCGCTGGTGGTGGATAACCCGTACCTGGCCTTTGCGCGGGCAACGGCCCTCTACGATCGCGCCCCTGCGGCGGCTGTGGGTGTGCACCCGGCGGCGGTCGTGCACCCGGACGCGCACGTCGATGCCTCCGCGAGTATTGCTGCAGGTGCCGTTATCGAAGCCCGTGCCAGTATCGGTGCGGGGGCGGTAATCGGTGCCAACTGCTTCATCGGTGAGAACAGTGAAATTGGTGCGGGCACGCGCCTGTTCCCCGGGGCGGTGGTCTACCACGGCTGTTCTGTCGGGCGCGACTGCATCCTCCACAGCCAAGCGGTGATCGGCGCCGACGGCTTCGGATTCGCCCCGCACGAGCGCCGCTGGACCAAGATTCACCAGCTTGGCGGAGTCGAGATTGGCGATGAGGTGGAAATTGGAGCCTGTACTTGTATCGATCGCGGCGCACTGGGCAATACTGTCATCGGGCGCGGGGTCAAGATCGACAACCAGGTACAAATCGCGCACAATGTGCAAATTGGTGACTACTCAGCCATAGCTGCCTGTTCGGCCGTCGCCGGCAGTGCAATTATCGGTAGCCACTGCACCATCGCCGGCGGTGCCGGTGTGGTGGGGCACGTGACAGTGGCGGAGGGCAGCCATGTGACTGCCATGACGCTGGTGACCAAATCCATTGAGACCGCAGGGTCATATTCCAGTGGTACGCCTTTTTCCGACAGCCGCAGCTGGCGACGCAACGCAGTGCGCTACGCGCAGCTCGATCAGATCGCGCGTCGCCTGCGGGACGTGGAAAAACAATTGGCGGCTCCGGATGAGCCTGCGGATAGCGAGCGCCGCTAG
- the rnhB gene encoding ribonuclease HII yields the protein MKNKQPLPPYICTYKGDLLAGVDEVGRGPLAGDVVAAAVILDPAQPIEGLADSKKLSEKKREQLFDLIRARALSFAVARASVEEIDRINILHASLLAMRRAVERLSVQPEFVLVDGNKKPDWDYPCDTVVKGDSRVQAIAAASILAKVTRDREMVELDRQYPGYGLAGHKGYPTKAHLAALEQLGPTRIHRQSFAPVKQLVMDLA from the coding sequence ATGAAAAACAAACAACCTCTGCCGCCCTATATCTGTACTTACAAGGGCGACCTGCTTGCCGGTGTCGATGAAGTCGGGCGCGGCCCCCTGGCCGGTGATGTGGTCGCCGCCGCGGTGATTCTCGACCCGGCGCAGCCGATCGAAGGGCTGGCGGACTCGAAAAAATTGAGTGAAAAAAAGCGCGAGCAGTTGTTCGACCTGATTCGCGCGCGCGCGCTGTCATTCGCCGTGGCGCGCGCCTCGGTGGAAGAGATAGACCGTATCAATATCCTCCACGCCAGCCTGCTGGCCATGCGCCGCGCGGTGGAGCGGTTGTCGGTACAGCCGGAATTTGTCCTGGTGGACGGCAATAAAAAGCCGGACTGGGACTATCCCTGCGATACGGTGGTGAAGGGCGATAGCCGCGTGCAGGCGATCGCCGCAGCGTCGATTCTGGCCAAGGTGACCCGCGATCGGGAGATGGTGGAGTTGGACAGGCAGTATCCGGGCTACGGCCTGGCGGGTCATAAAGGTTACCCGACCAAGGCACACCTGGCAGCGCTGGAGCAGCTGGGGCCGACCCGCATTCACCGGCAGAGCTTTGCGCCGGTGAAGCAGTTGGTGATGGATCTGGCGTGA
- a CDS encoding HlyC/CorC family transporter, whose amino-acid sequence MNEISPGLLFALIGVLIVISAFFSSSETSMMALNRYRLRHQAKSGHRGAKRAVELLSRPDKLIGAILIGNNLVNILATSIATTVFTRLYGDAGVFYATAALTVVILIFAEVTPKTIAALHPEKVAFPASLILRPLLRLLAPFVWLVGSVSNGLARLVGVEAGEQSEAEHLAPEELRTVVFESGALLPSKHKGMLLNVLDLDQATVEDIMIPRNEVVGVDLEDSGEEILEQLAESCYTRLPVFAGDINRVVGILHLRRAAQILRNGPESFSAEQLKSYTDEPYFVPEATPLPTLLMNFQKTKRRMGLVVDEYGEVMGIVTLEDLLEEIVGDFTANPAASEDEEIVAQGDGWYLVEGGTSIRDINRTLHWELPTDGPKTLNGLAMEHLESIPDGNISFYILNYLVEIIEVSDKMITRARVKKVGRDRER is encoded by the coding sequence TTGAACGAGATATCGCCCGGCCTGCTATTCGCCCTGATCGGTGTTCTAATAGTCATCTCCGCCTTCTTCTCCAGCTCCGAAACCAGCATGATGGCGCTCAACCGCTATCGCCTGCGCCACCAGGCCAAGAGCGGTCATCGCGGGGCGAAGCGGGCCGTGGAGCTACTGTCGCGCCCGGACAAGCTGATCGGCGCCATCCTGATCGGCAACAACCTGGTCAATATTCTCGCCACCTCCATCGCCACCACCGTCTTCACCCGCCTCTACGGTGACGCCGGTGTTTTCTATGCCACCGCGGCACTCACAGTGGTGATCCTGATCTTTGCCGAAGTGACACCGAAAACCATCGCCGCCCTGCACCCGGAAAAAGTCGCCTTTCCCGCCAGCCTGATACTGCGGCCGCTTTTGCGCCTGCTGGCGCCGTTCGTGTGGCTGGTGGGCAGCGTCTCAAATGGCCTCGCGCGCCTCGTCGGCGTGGAGGCCGGTGAACAGTCCGAAGCGGAACATCTGGCACCAGAGGAGTTACGCACTGTCGTGTTCGAATCCGGCGCCCTGCTGCCCAGCAAACACAAGGGCATGCTGCTGAACGTACTCGACCTCGACCAGGCCACGGTGGAAGACATCATGATTCCACGCAACGAAGTGGTCGGCGTGGACCTGGAGGATTCCGGCGAGGAAATCCTGGAGCAACTGGCGGAGAGCTGCTACACGCGCCTGCCGGTGTTTGCAGGCGATATCAACCGGGTGGTCGGCATCCTGCACCTGCGCCGCGCCGCGCAGATTCTGCGCAACGGCCCCGAGTCCTTCAGCGCGGAGCAGCTGAAAAGCTATACCGACGAGCCCTATTTCGTGCCGGAAGCGACGCCCCTGCCGACACTGCTGATGAACTTCCAGAAGACCAAGCGCCGCATGGGCCTGGTGGTGGATGAATACGGCGAGGTAATGGGCATTGTCACCCTGGAAGACCTGCTGGAGGAAATCGTCGGCGACTTCACCGCCAACCCGGCAGCCAGCGAGGACGAGGAAATCGTCGCCCAGGGCGACGGCTGGTACCTGGTTGAGGGCGGCACCTCGATCCGCGATATCAATCGTACCCTGCACTGGGAACTGCCCACCGATGGCCCCAAGACCCTGAATGGCCTGGCGATGGAGCATCTGGAGAGCATTCCGGACGGCAATATCAGCTTCTACATCCTGAATTACCTGGTGGAAATCATCGAAGTTTCCGACAAGATGATTACCCGCGCGCGGGTCAAGAAAGTGGGGCGCGACCGGGAGCGCTGA
- the lpxA gene encoding acyl-ACP--UDP-N-acetylglucosamine O-acyltransferase, whose amino-acid sequence MQTDIHPTAIVDESAILGEGVRIGPYTVVGPGVEIGDGCEIASHVVLSGPTRLGRNNRVYQFATVGQDTPDKKYQGEDTTLVIGDDNVIREGVTIHRGTVQDRGETTVGNDNLIMAYAHIGHDSVIGNHTILVNNVALAGHVVVRDWAILSGFSMVHQYCTIGEHAFTGMGAAIGKDVPAYVMVAGNPAEAKTINAEGLRRRGFSRDEISLINKAYKIVYRRGLTLQEALDALLELREQSEVVQPWIESLQSSARGITR is encoded by the coding sequence ATGCAGACAGATATCCACCCCACCGCCATTGTCGACGAATCGGCAATCCTGGGAGAGGGGGTGCGAATTGGTCCTTACACTGTGGTGGGCCCGGGCGTCGAAATCGGGGACGGCTGTGAAATCGCTTCCCACGTGGTGTTGAGTGGTCCCACCAGGCTCGGTCGCAACAACCGCGTTTACCAGTTCGCCACGGTCGGCCAGGACACTCCGGACAAGAAATACCAGGGCGAAGACACCACATTGGTGATCGGCGACGACAATGTGATTCGTGAAGGGGTCACCATACACCGCGGCACCGTGCAGGATCGTGGCGAAACTACCGTCGGCAACGATAACCTGATCATGGCCTACGCGCATATCGGACACGACAGCGTCATCGGTAACCATACGATCCTGGTCAACAACGTGGCGCTGGCCGGGCACGTGGTGGTGCGCGATTGGGCGATTCTCAGTGGTTTCAGCATGGTGCACCAGTATTGCACCATCGGTGAGCATGCGTTTACCGGTATGGGCGCGGCCATTGGCAAGGATGTGCCGGCGTACGTCATGGTGGCCGGCAATCCGGCCGAGGCGAAAACCATCAATGCTGAAGGGTTGCGCCGCCGGGGTTTCAGTCGCGATGAAATTTCGTTGATCAACAAAGCCTACAAGATCGTCTATCGCCGCGGTCTCACGCTGCAGGAAGCCCTGGATGCGCTGCTGGAGCTGCGCGAGCAGTCTGAAGTGGTGCAGCCCTGGATCGAGTCCCTGCAGTCCTCTGCGCGCGGCATCACACGCTGA
- the fabZ gene encoding 3-hydroxyacyl-ACP dehydratase FabZ: MMDVREIREYLPHRYPFLLVDRVVELEEGKYIKGYKNISVNEEVFNGHFPEVPIFPGVMIVEAMAQVSGILGFKSLGQKPADGFLYLFAGIDDVRFKRQVVPGDRLQLESEVVSERRGIWKFACKASVDGELAASANVLCAVKKV, from the coding sequence ATGATGGACGTACGCGAAATACGTGAATACCTGCCGCACCGCTACCCTTTTCTGCTGGTGGACCGGGTGGTGGAGCTCGAAGAGGGCAAATATATCAAGGGGTACAAGAACATCTCGGTCAACGAAGAGGTGTTTAACGGCCACTTTCCGGAAGTGCCGATTTTCCCCGGGGTGATGATTGTTGAAGCAATGGCCCAGGTTTCCGGTATCCTCGGCTTCAAGAGCCTGGGTCAGAAGCCTGCGGATGGCTTCCTGTATCTGTTTGCGGGTATCGACGACGTGCGATTCAAGCGCCAGGTGGTTCCCGGTGATCGACTGCAGCTGGAATCAGAAGTGGTGTCCGAGCGCCGCGGTATCTGGAAGTTTGCCTGTAAGGCCAGTGTCGACGGTGAGCTTGCGGCTTCGGCCAATGTTCTGTGTGCGGTGAAAAAGGTCTGA
- the rseP gene encoding RIP metalloprotease RseP has translation MDFIQTVIWALVALGVLVTFHEMGHFLVARACGVKVLRFSVGFGRRLLSRHDRHGTEFTLAAIPLGGYVKMLDEREGPVPPEELHRAFNRKSVWARIAIAAAGPIANFLLAILLFWFVFMGGTAGPVPIVGSVEPGSLAARAGLEPQQEIVAVDGHPTPTWQALNWRLANRLGDTGTIEFTLRYPGSELEYLSGADIDQWLSGREVPDPLKELGLELWTPPIRMILAQVNPDTPAARAGLQAGDKILATDDRVFQSWESWTEYVRAHPEETMQVEVERDGQRLTLPVTPELVTLDSGERIGRIGVLPQGSPWPDDKVRTYRYGIAEAFAKGLQETWDKTRFTFISLKKLVFGQLSTKNLSGPITIAKVAGTSAHAGWQSFLSLLALLSISLGVLNLLPIPVLDGGHLLYYGIEAVKGSPVSERVQMIGLQVGMALVLGIMGLALYNDIVRL, from the coding sequence ATGGACTTTATTCAAACGGTAATCTGGGCCCTGGTGGCTCTCGGAGTGCTGGTCACCTTTCACGAGATGGGTCACTTCCTGGTGGCGCGTGCGTGTGGTGTCAAGGTGCTGCGTTTCTCCGTTGGGTTCGGGCGTCGCCTGCTGTCCCGCCACGATCGCCATGGCACCGAATTTACCCTGGCGGCGATCCCGCTCGGGGGCTACGTCAAGATGCTCGACGAGCGCGAGGGGCCGGTGCCGCCCGAGGAGCTGCACCGCGCGTTCAATCGCAAGAGTGTATGGGCGCGTATCGCGATTGCCGCGGCCGGCCCCATCGCCAACTTCCTGCTCGCTATTCTGTTGTTCTGGTTTGTGTTCATGGGCGGTACCGCCGGCCCCGTCCCCATTGTCGGGTCGGTGGAGCCCGGCAGCCTGGCTGCGCGCGCGGGCCTGGAGCCGCAGCAGGAAATCGTCGCTGTGGACGGACACCCGACTCCCACCTGGCAGGCGTTGAACTGGCGTCTGGCCAACCGGCTTGGTGACACCGGTACCATCGAATTTACCCTGCGCTATCCCGGCTCGGAGCTGGAGTACCTGAGTGGGGCGGATATTGACCAGTGGCTGTCCGGGCGCGAAGTACCCGACCCGCTGAAAGAGCTGGGACTCGAGCTGTGGACGCCGCCGATCAGAATGATCCTGGCGCAGGTCAACCCGGACACGCCCGCTGCGCGGGCGGGATTGCAGGCCGGCGATAAGATCCTCGCCACTGATGACCGCGTCTTCCAGAGCTGGGAAAGTTGGACCGAGTATGTGCGCGCGCATCCTGAAGAAACCATGCAGGTGGAAGTGGAGCGTGACGGCCAGCGCTTGACGCTGCCGGTCACCCCGGAGCTGGTGACGCTGGATAGCGGCGAGCGCATCGGCCGAATCGGCGTCCTGCCGCAGGGTTCGCCGTGGCCGGATGACAAGGTGCGCACTTACCGCTACGGTATCGCCGAGGCCTTCGCCAAGGGGCTGCAGGAGACCTGGGACAAAACCCGGTTTACCTTCATCAGCCTGAAGAAACTGGTGTTCGGCCAGCTCTCGACCAAGAACTTGAGTGGTCCTATCACCATTGCTAAAGTGGCCGGCACTTCAGCGCATGCCGGCTGGCAGTCATTTCTGTCGCTATTGGCGCTGCTCAGCATCAGCCTCGGTGTTCTTAACCTGTTGCCAATCCCCGTGCTCGATGGCGGGCATCTCCTCTACTACGGTATCGAGGCCGTCAAGGGCTCGCCGGTATCGGAGCGGGTGCAGATGATCGGTCTGCAGGTGGGAATGGCGCTGGTACTCGGCATTATGGGGCTGGCGCTATACAACGATATTGTGCGTTTGTAG
- the lpxB gene encoding lipid-A-disaccharide synthase has protein sequence MTDTGKPLRVGIVAGEASGDILGAGLMAALQKRYPQLQVEGIAGPRMLKLGARSLFPMERLSVMGLVEPLKRLPELLRIRSTLRQHFIDNPPDVFVGIDSPDFNLGLEATLKGAGIPTVHYVSPSVWAWRRGRLKKIARAVDHMLTLLPFEADFYREHAVPVTFVGHPLADEIPLQVDTAAARRELGFAEDDQVIALLPGSRGGEVRLLGPLFLQVARWCHQRRPQLKFVLPAANAQRLAELRTLLESYADVPVTLLDGNSHAAVAAADNVLIASGTATLETMLLKKPMVVAYKMAKLSYAIFSRMLQTSWVSLPNLLAQRELVPEILQDDATPERLGAALLRYYDDPLLYDQLQRDFDELHQQLRRNASERAADAVCSLVDARNSV, from the coding sequence GTGACAGACACAGGAAAGCCGCTGCGCGTCGGTATCGTTGCCGGTGAGGCATCCGGTGATATTCTCGGCGCAGGTCTGATGGCTGCGCTGCAAAAACGCTATCCGCAGTTGCAGGTGGAGGGAATCGCCGGCCCGCGCATGTTAAAGCTGGGGGCTCGCTCGCTGTTTCCGATGGAGCGGTTGTCGGTGATGGGCCTGGTGGAGCCGCTCAAGCGTTTGCCGGAATTGCTCAGAATCCGTAGCACCCTGCGCCAGCATTTTATCGATAACCCACCGGATGTTTTTGTCGGCATCGATTCGCCGGACTTCAACCTCGGCCTTGAGGCCACGCTAAAGGGCGCCGGTATTCCCACCGTGCACTATGTGAGCCCGTCGGTTTGGGCCTGGCGCCGCGGGCGCCTCAAGAAAATTGCCCGCGCAGTCGATCATATGCTCACGCTGCTGCCGTTCGAGGCGGATTTCTATCGCGAGCACGCCGTGCCGGTGACATTTGTCGGCCACCCGCTCGCCGACGAGATCCCGCTGCAGGTGGATACCGCCGCGGCGCGCCGGGAACTGGGTTTTGCCGAAGATGATCAGGTGATAGCTTTGCTGCCCGGCAGTCGCGGCGGTGAAGTACGCCTTCTGGGGCCGCTGTTCCTGCAGGTGGCGCGCTGGTGTCACCAGCGGCGTCCGCAGTTGAAGTTTGTGCTGCCGGCGGCCAATGCGCAGCGTCTGGCGGAATTGCGTACGCTGCTGGAATCTTATGCCGATGTGCCCGTCACCCTGCTGGACGGCAATTCCCACGCTGCTGTCGCCGCCGCCGACAATGTGTTGATTGCCTCGGGCACGGCCACGCTGGAGACCATGCTGCTGAAAAAACCGATGGTGGTCGCCTACAAAATGGCAAAACTTTCCTACGCGATTTTTTCCCGCATGCTGCAAACATCGTGGGTATCGTTGCCTAACCTGCTGGCGCAGCGGGAGCTGGTGCCGGAAATCCTGCAGGACGATGCTACCCCGGAACGTCTGGGTGCGGCGCTGCTCAGGTACTACGATGATCCGTTGCTGTATGACCAGTTGCAGCGCGATTTCGACGAACTGCACCAGCAGCTGCGCCGCAATGCCTCGGAGCGCGCCGCGGATGCCGTTTGCAGCCTGGTGGATGCCCGCAACTCTGTTTAG